The Polycladomyces subterraneus genome contains a region encoding:
- a CDS encoding polyprenyl synthetase family protein gives MRLQDIYEDLKSDLESIEQELSATVASRDSQLAASAGHLLHAGGKRLRPVFVLLSGRFGQYDLERLKRIAVPLELIHMATLVHDDVIDDAETRRGRKTVKAQWDNRVAMYTGDFIFARALEVVSQIGQPRIHHILSRAIVQMCRGEIEQIRDFYNPGQHLLRYLHRIKRKTALLMAISCQLGALASNASEEIVRVLYRYGYYVGMAFQITDDVLDLIGNEQQLGKPAGSDLRQGNVTLPVIHTLQFGKREDRERILAYLRSRGEEVSLDEVLARVRHAEGIPFSLNLAERYLEKALSMVDVLPPCSARESLRMIARFVGTRTY, from the coding sequence ATGAGACTCCAGGATATATATGAGGACCTGAAAAGTGATTTAGAATCGATTGAGCAGGAACTGTCTGCAACGGTCGCATCACGGGACAGCCAACTGGCGGCGTCGGCCGGCCACTTGCTCCATGCAGGGGGGAAACGGCTCCGACCTGTTTTTGTATTGTTGTCAGGGCGGTTCGGCCAGTATGATCTGGAGCGTTTGAAAAGAATCGCCGTCCCTCTGGAGCTGATTCACATGGCCACACTGGTGCATGATGATGTGATCGACGATGCGGAGACCCGGCGGGGTAGAAAAACGGTGAAGGCTCAATGGGACAATCGTGTAGCCATGTACACCGGGGATTTCATTTTTGCCCGCGCATTGGAAGTGGTCTCCCAAATCGGTCAGCCGAGGATTCACCATATTTTGTCCCGTGCGATCGTGCAGATGTGTCGGGGAGAGATCGAACAGATCCGTGATTTCTACAACCCCGGTCAGCATTTGCTTCGTTATCTGCACCGAATCAAGCGGAAAACGGCGCTCTTGATGGCGATCAGCTGCCAATTGGGGGCACTGGCAAGCAACGCCTCCGAGGAGATTGTGCGGGTGTTATACCGATACGGATATTATGTGGGCATGGCGTTTCAGATTACTGACGACGTGTTGGATTTGATCGGGAACGAACAGCAACTCGGCAAGCCGGCAGGGAGCGATTTGCGTCAGGGAAATGTGACGTTGCCGGTCATTCATACGTTGCAGTTCGGAAAAAGGGAGGACCGTGAACGGATTTTGGCGTATTTGCGTTCGCGTGGCGAAGAGGTGTCGCTGGACGAGGTGTTGGCCCGCGTCCGTCATGCTGAGGGGATCCCGTTTTCGCTCAATCTAGCAGAACGATATTTGGAGAAGGCGCTGTCAATGGTGGATGTCTTGCCGCCGTGCAGCGCGCGAGAATCGTTGCGTATGATTGCCAGGTTTGTCGGTACACGCACGTATTAG
- the mtrB gene encoding trp RNA-binding attenuation protein MtrB, with protein MEPITSDYIVIKARENGVNVIGLTRGKDTRFHHSEKLDKGEVMIAQFTEHTSAIKVRGKATILTRYGTIDTDE; from the coding sequence ATGGAACCGATTACAAGCGATTATATCGTGATCAAGGCGAGAGAAAACGGGGTCAATGTAATCGGGTTGACAAGGGGCAAGGATACACGGTTTCATCACTCGGAAAAGCTGGACAAAGGAGAAGTGATGATCGCGCAATTTACGGAACACACTTCGGCAATCAAGGTTCGCGGCAAGGCGACGATTTTGACGCGATATGGAACGATCGACACGGATGAGTGA
- a CDS encoding UbiX family flavin prenyltransferase: MSAKRFVVGMTGASGAPYALCLLEELLRQGHEVHLVVTEAAWRVLKEEHDWDVSAREGVFRDRWRNLPGRLVHHPIKDIGASIASGSYPVDAMVVIPCSMGTLAKLAAGLSTNLLERAADVMIKEGRPLVLVPRETPLSPIHLENMLRLSRIGVKIVPAMPAFYHRPETLDDIVRFVAGKALDQMSVPHQLYRRWEGRR; the protein is encoded by the coding sequence ATGAGTGCCAAACGTTTTGTGGTGGGCATGACGGGGGCGAGCGGCGCCCCCTATGCATTGTGTTTGTTGGAAGAATTGCTTCGCCAAGGACACGAAGTCCATCTGGTGGTGACGGAAGCCGCCTGGCGGGTACTGAAGGAAGAGCACGATTGGGACGTGTCCGCCCGGGAGGGGGTTTTTCGTGATAGGTGGCGGAACTTGCCCGGAAGGCTAGTCCATCATCCGATCAAGGATATCGGGGCTTCGATCGCCTCGGGTTCCTATCCGGTGGACGCGATGGTAGTGATCCCCTGTTCGATGGGGACCCTGGCGAAGCTGGCTGCCGGATTGTCCACCAACCTCCTGGAGCGGGCGGCGGATGTGATGATCAAGGAAGGGCGTCCGCTTGTATTGGTACCACGCGAGACCCCGTTGTCTCCTATTCACTTGGAAAATATGTTACGTCTCTCCAGAATCGGCGTCAAAATCGTTCCGGCGATGCCGGCTTTCTACCACCGTCCCGAAACATTGGACGACATCGTGCGGTTTGTGGCCGGTAAGGCGCTGGATCAGATGTCGGTTCCGCACCAATTGTATCGACGATGGGAGGGTAGGCGATGA
- the folE gene encoding GTP cyclohydrolase I FolE, producing MRVDHEKIQTAVRMILEAIGEDPDREGLRDTPARVARMYEEVFAGLDQDPGEYFSVIFSEEHEELVLVKDIPFFSMCEHHLVPFYGKAHVGYIPRGGRVTGLSKLARAVEAVARRPQLQERITATVADAIMDKLDPHGVIVVLEAEHMCMTMRGVKKPGSKTVTSAVRGIFAENAAARAEALSLIGIR from the coding sequence ATGCGAGTGGATCACGAAAAGATTCAGACCGCGGTGCGGATGATCCTGGAGGCGATCGGAGAGGATCCGGATCGGGAAGGTCTGAGGGATACACCGGCTCGTGTGGCTCGAATGTATGAGGAAGTGTTTGCTGGATTGGATCAGGATCCTGGCGAATATTTTTCAGTCATATTTAGCGAAGAGCATGAAGAGTTGGTTTTGGTGAAGGATATTCCGTTTTTCTCTATGTGCGAACACCATTTGGTTCCCTTTTACGGAAAAGCACATGTCGGATACATTCCCCGTGGCGGACGTGTGACCGGTCTCAGCAAATTGGCGCGGGCGGTGGAGGCTGTTGCGCGGCGTCCGCAATTGCAGGAGCGCATTACCGCTACCGTAGCAGATGCGATCATGGATAAACTGGATCCTCACGGAGTGATTGTCGTGTTGGAGGCCGAACACATGTGCATGACGATGCGGGGCGTGAAAAAGCCAGGCTCCAAAACCGTCACATCGGCCGTTCGCGGTATATTCGCCGAAAATGCTGCGGCCCGTGCGGAGGCGCTGAGTCTGATCGGGATTCGATAA
- the ndk gene encoding nucleoside-diphosphate kinase: MEKTFVMVKPDGVQRGLIGEIVSRFEKKGYQLVAAKLMTVSQELAEKHYAEHKEKPFFGELVDFITSGPVFAMVWQGQNVIAGARQMMGKTNPADAAPGTIRGDFGISVGMNIIHGSDSPESAEREINLWFGEQELINYDKTINKWIG; this comes from the coding sequence ATGGAAAAAACGTTTGTGATGGTCAAGCCGGATGGGGTGCAACGTGGACTCATCGGCGAAATTGTGTCGCGATTCGAGAAAAAAGGGTATCAGCTCGTGGCGGCGAAACTGATGACGGTTTCCCAGGAGCTGGCTGAAAAGCATTATGCCGAGCACAAAGAAAAGCCGTTCTTCGGTGAATTGGTGGATTTCATCACGTCCGGTCCGGTGTTCGCCATGGTGTGGCAAGGACAAAACGTGATCGCAGGAGCCCGGCAAATGATGGGCAAAACCAATCCAGCCGACGCTGCGCCCGGTACCATTCGCGGTGATTTCGGCATCAGTGTGGGGATGAACATCATCCACGGTTCTGATTCCCCGGAGAGCGCGGAACGGGAAATTAATCTCTGGTTTGGTGAACAGGAACTGATCAACTACGATAAAACCATCAATAAATGGATCGGATAA
- a CDS encoding menaquinone biosynthetic enzyme MqnA/MqnD family protein: MRPLRIGRIAFTNVLPLYHYFDADGLPVELVPMVPSQLNRLMAAGEIDMGPISSFAYADQYPNYVLLPDLSVSARGRVGSIFLFTRDAALSDLRSAKIALTNTSASSVALLKVLLNGFERGNPEYVTLPPSLSDMMEQADAALLIGDDAIRAQWENPGYRVLDLGWEWYQRTGLDMVFAVWAVRREVVEERPDELYAVYERFFASKERSRLDPTPVIREAQRQLGGDEAFWRNYYNGLCYDLRQPQLEGLEAYYRRADEIGLLSPNVRIEVLDLPAGTSTGEPR, from the coding sequence ATGAGACCTCTGCGGATCGGTCGAATCGCGTTTACGAACGTTTTACCACTTTATCATTATTTTGATGCGGATGGGCTACCTGTGGAGCTTGTGCCCATGGTGCCGTCCCAACTGAACCGGCTCATGGCCGCCGGGGAGATCGATATGGGGCCCATTTCTTCTTTCGCTTATGCCGATCAGTATCCGAACTACGTCCTTTTGCCGGATTTATCAGTCAGTGCCAGGGGACGGGTCGGTTCCATTTTTTTGTTTACGCGTGATGCGGCTTTGTCCGATCTGCGTTCGGCCAAAATCGCGCTTACCAACACGTCGGCTTCGTCAGTGGCGTTGCTCAAGGTACTGCTCAATGGATTTGAGCGGGGAAATCCCGAATACGTCACCTTGCCGCCTTCGCTCAGCGATATGATGGAACAAGCGGATGCGGCCCTGTTGATCGGTGACGATGCCATTCGGGCACAGTGGGAAAATCCGGGATACCGTGTGTTGGATCTGGGTTGGGAATGGTACCAGCGGACCGGATTGGACATGGTGTTTGCAGTTTGGGCGGTGCGCAGAGAAGTGGTGGAAGAGCGGCCCGATGAGTTGTATGCGGTATATGAACGTTTCTTTGCCAGCAAAGAACGGAGCCGCCTCGATCCCACACCGGTCATCCGCGAGGCGCAGCGTCAATTGGGTGGCGATGAGGCGTTCTGGCGGAACTATTACAACGGATTGTGTTATGATTTGCGCCAGCCTCAACTGGAAGGGCTGGAAGCATATTATCGCCGTGCCGACGAGATCGGGCTGTTATCACCGAATGTGCGGATTGAGGTGTTGGATTTGCCTGCGGGCACAAGTACGGGCGAACCAAGGTGA
- a CDS encoding pirin family protein — protein sequence MIRIIPSEERYTADHGWLKTRHSFSFAEYYDPNHLNFGPLRVFNDDIVQPGKGFGMHPHADMEIISYVIDGVLEHRDSMGNQGLLRAGEIQRMTAGTGIFHSEYNHSQERPVHFLQIWFYPERRGLTPSWEQTSFPREAQHNRLLPVVSGTPRDGALSIHQDVTVYLSQLDAGRSLRHEQEDGRFMYLFLIKGRVKLSSKHTLKAGDTARITDLSRIEIEAEEDAHFMLMDLAPLD from the coding sequence ATGATTCGTATTATTCCATCTGAAGAAAGATATACGGCCGACCACGGTTGGTTAAAGACACGGCACAGTTTCTCGTTTGCTGAGTATTACGACCCTAACCATCTCAATTTCGGACCGCTTCGTGTGTTTAACGACGACATCGTGCAGCCGGGAAAAGGTTTCGGTATGCATCCCCACGCGGACATGGAAATCATCAGCTATGTGATCGACGGAGTGTTGGAGCACCGAGACAGTATGGGTAACCAAGGGTTGCTCCGAGCCGGTGAGATACAACGGATGACAGCGGGAACCGGCATTTTCCATTCGGAGTACAATCACTCCCAAGAACGACCGGTCCATTTTCTGCAAATCTGGTTTTATCCTGAACGCAGGGGTCTGACCCCTTCCTGGGAACAAACATCATTCCCCAGAGAAGCGCAACATAACCGGTTGCTTCCGGTTGTCTCCGGTACGCCTCGGGATGGCGCACTGTCGATTCATCAGGATGTCACGGTGTATCTGTCGCAGTTGGATGCGGGGCGTTCATTAAGGCATGAACAGGAAGACGGACGCTTCATGTATCTGTTTCTGATAAAAGGACGCGTAAAGTTGAGCAGCAAACATACATTGAAAGCGGGAGATACTGCCCGTATCACCGATCTCTCCCGCATCGAGATCGAGGCTGAGGAAGATGC
- a CDS encoding winged helix-turn-helix transcriptional regulator encodes MHPHPLCPKFEAAFELLGKRWTGLIIRVLMDGPRRFRDISDSIPQMSDKMLSERFKELEAAGVLKRNIYPEKPVRIEYALTEKGKALRPVMDAVQAWAEEWVDSEGEN; translated from the coding sequence ATGCATCCACATCCTCTTTGTCCCAAATTCGAAGCCGCATTTGAACTACTGGGAAAACGGTGGACCGGATTGATCATTCGAGTACTGATGGACGGTCCCCGACGGTTTCGGGATATCTCCGACAGCATTCCTCAAATGAGCGATAAAATGCTGTCCGAACGTTTCAAGGAATTGGAAGCCGCTGGGGTGTTAAAACGCAATATTTATCCAGAAAAACCCGTGCGGATCGAATATGCGCTTACCGAAAAGGGAAAAGCACTGCGACCGGTGATGGATGCTGTCCAAGCATGGGCCGAAGAATGGGTGGATTCGGAAGGGGAAAATTGA
- a CDS encoding HU family DNA-binding protein yields the protein MNKTELIAKVAEKTQMTKKDATQSVEAVLEAITEALKNGEKVQLIGFGNFEVRERAARKGRNPQTGKEITIPASKVPAFKPGKALKDEVNK from the coding sequence GTGAACAAAACGGAATTGATCGCCAAAGTGGCGGAAAAAACCCAAATGACGAAGAAAGATGCCACCCAATCCGTTGAAGCCGTGTTGGAAGCCATCACCGAAGCGCTGAAAAACGGTGAGAAAGTGCAACTGATCGGGTTTGGCAACTTCGAAGTACGCGAACGCGCTGCCCGCAAAGGGCGCAACCCGCAAACCGGAAAAGAAATCACGATTCCGGCCAGCAAGGTTCCGGCTTTCAAACCGGGCAAAGCGCTTAAGGACGAAGTGAACAAGTAA
- a CDS encoding DoxX family protein, whose product MINLGLLIIRLVVGLTFMGHGVQKLFGWFGGHGLKGTAGWMESIGLRPGWWMALLAGLSELIGGALFAAGVGTALGAALIVLTMLVAIFKVHGKNGYWITDGGIEYNVVLIAVAIGVALIGPGSYVLIG is encoded by the coding sequence ATGATCAATCTGGGACTGTTGATCATTCGATTGGTGGTAGGCTTGACGTTTATGGGTCATGGTGTGCAAAAATTGTTCGGTTGGTTCGGCGGCCATGGGTTGAAAGGAACGGCCGGTTGGATGGAATCGATCGGGTTGCGTCCCGGTTGGTGGATGGCGTTGCTGGCCGGTCTTTCTGAGTTGATCGGCGGGGCACTGTTTGCGGCTGGAGTAGGAACTGCCTTGGGAGCAGCGCTGATCGTGCTGACCATGTTGGTAGCCATCTTCAAAGTGCACGGGAAAAATGGTTACTGGATCACCGACGGTGGAATCGAGTACAATGTGGTCTTGATTGCGGTGGCAATTGGAGTGGCCCTGATCGGTCCCGGTTCCTACGTTTTGATCGGTTAA
- a CDS encoding demethylmenaquinone methyltransferase, producing the protein MTVDQDQMFRSKEQFVHSVFESIAHRYDQMNTILSFRRHKAWRKFTMKMMAVKPGDTAIDVCCGTCDWAIALAEASGTGEIVGLDFSQNMLKVAERKIGERGLDRQIRLIHGNAMALPFADNTFDHATIGFALRNVPDYRHVLREMARVVKPGGQVVSLELSKPTWAPFRAVYYLYFRRILPWLGKWLAGRYEQYRWLPESLVQFPDYKELARIMEEEGVFESVRVYPLTGGIAAVHIGIKKRDA; encoded by the coding sequence ATGACGGTGGATCAGGACCAAATGTTTCGGTCGAAAGAGCAGTTTGTCCACAGTGTCTTTGAAAGTATTGCCCATCGCTATGATCAGATGAACACGATCCTCAGTTTCAGGCGTCACAAGGCTTGGCGCAAATTCACCATGAAGATGATGGCAGTCAAGCCGGGCGATACCGCCATCGACGTCTGTTGCGGGACATGCGACTGGGCAATCGCGCTCGCGGAGGCGTCGGGGACGGGAGAGATCGTGGGGCTGGATTTCAGCCAAAATATGCTGAAAGTGGCGGAAAGAAAAATTGGCGAAAGGGGACTTGACCGGCAAATCCGCTTGATTCACGGCAACGCGATGGCATTGCCGTTTGCGGACAACACCTTCGACCACGCGACGATCGGCTTTGCCTTGCGCAACGTGCCGGATTACCGTCATGTGTTGCGTGAAATGGCCCGTGTGGTCAAACCGGGTGGTCAGGTGGTTTCACTGGAATTATCCAAGCCGACCTGGGCACCGTTTCGCGCGGTGTACTATCTCTACTTTCGACGGATTCTACCCTGGCTGGGCAAATGGTTGGCAGGACGGTACGAGCAATACCGCTGGTTGCCGGAATCATTGGTTCAATTTCCCGATTACAAGGAATTGGCACGCATCATGGAAGAAGAAGGTGTATTTGAATCGGTGCGCGTCTATCCGTTGACTGGCGGGATTGCGGCGGTGCACATCGGTATCAAGAAACGGGACGCATGA
- a CDS encoding UbiA-like polyprenyltransferase yields MQWWQKIRIILNMIKFEHTVFALPFAYLGALLGNVMVEGSLPTWREVGWITLAMVGARSAAMALNRLIDRHIDAKNPRTAQREIPSGKISVPAVWVFVLVSFLLLFVAAWQLNPLAVKLMPIAVLVLTVYSYTKRFTWACHLVLGAALGLAPMGGWVAATGQLDGTAWLLFATVALWTAGFDVIYACQDIDFDRQEGLFSIPARFGLARALRYSAWMHIGTAIGLILLIQITPLSAWYGVGVLIALAILYYEHRIVSPDDLSRLNTAFFTMNGVLSVIVFLFAIVDVILR; encoded by the coding sequence ATGCAATGGTGGCAAAAGATCAGGATCATCCTTAATATGATCAAGTTTGAACATACCGTGTTCGCTTTGCCATTCGCCTATCTGGGTGCCTTATTGGGTAATGTGATGGTGGAGGGCAGTTTGCCCACCTGGCGTGAGGTCGGTTGGATCACCTTAGCCATGGTAGGTGCGCGCAGTGCAGCGATGGCGCTCAACCGATTGATCGACCGCCATATCGACGCGAAAAACCCACGGACGGCACAGCGGGAAATTCCATCAGGTAAAATTTCAGTCCCGGCAGTGTGGGTGTTTGTACTCGTCTCATTCCTCTTGCTGTTTGTGGCTGCCTGGCAATTGAACCCATTGGCCGTCAAGCTGATGCCAATCGCCGTGTTGGTGTTGACCGTTTACTCCTACACCAAGCGGTTTACCTGGGCGTGTCATTTGGTGCTGGGTGCGGCGCTCGGTTTGGCACCCATGGGCGGATGGGTGGCTGCCACCGGGCAACTGGACGGGACGGCCTGGTTGTTGTTTGCGACGGTAGCGTTGTGGACAGCAGGGTTTGATGTCATCTATGCGTGTCAGGACATCGATTTCGATCGTCAGGAAGGGTTATTTTCCATCCCGGCACGATTCGGTTTGGCCCGTGCACTCCGCTATTCGGCATGGATGCACATTGGAACCGCCATCGGCCTCATTCTGCTGATCCAGATCACACCGCTCAGTGCGTGGTACGGAGTCGGGGTATTGATCGCATTGGCGATTCTGTATTATGAGCACCGCATTGTGTCACCCGACGATTTATCCCGTCTGAACACGGCCTTTTTCACGATGAATGGCGTATTGAGCGTGATTGTGTTTCTCTTTGCGATTGTGGATGTGATACTTAGATGA
- a CDS encoding DODA-type extradiol aromatic ring-opening family dioxygenase, with amino-acid sequence MTPSMFIAHGSPLLAVQDISYTRDLRRLGEQLDQPEAILVFSAHWVSGTLTFTATDEVQDTIHDFGGFPRELYEITYPAKGSVNVAQEVQKLLRDHGIEAVLNAHRGLDHGVWVILRHMYPAADIPVIAASVNPSLSPEEQYRIGAALSSLKKRNILIIASGATVHNFRYMNFYEQDHTDEWAKEFDDWLIDRILEWDTVSLFDYQRLAPYALRATPDAEHFLPLFIAMGAGDDSRTARVYHQSYQYGSLSHLILQFN; translated from the coding sequence TTGACCCCTTCTATGTTCATCGCTCACGGATCGCCGCTCCTCGCCGTGCAGGACATCTCATACACCCGGGACTTGCGACGGCTAGGGGAACAACTGGATCAACCTGAGGCGATCCTCGTATTTTCCGCCCATTGGGTGAGCGGGACGCTGACATTCACGGCCACGGATGAGGTCCAGGATACCATCCACGATTTTGGCGGTTTTCCAAGAGAACTGTATGAGATCACCTATCCGGCTAAAGGATCGGTCAACGTCGCCCAAGAGGTGCAGAAGCTGCTACGGGACCACGGGATTGAGGCAGTGCTGAATGCACATCGGGGGCTGGATCACGGGGTGTGGGTGATTTTGCGCCATATGTACCCGGCAGCGGACATCCCGGTGATTGCGGCTTCCGTCAATCCTTCTCTATCCCCTGAGGAGCAGTACCGGATCGGGGCGGCCCTTTCCTCCCTGAAAAAGCGCAACATCCTGATCATCGCCAGTGGCGCAACGGTTCACAATTTCCGTTATATGAACTTTTATGAGCAAGATCATACTGATGAATGGGCAAAGGAATTCGATGATTGGCTGATCGACCGTATCCTGGAATGGGACACTGTTTCGCTTTTCGATTACCAACGCTTGGCACCGTATGCCCTCCGGGCCACACCTGATGCCGAACACTTTTTGCCGCTGTTTATAGCGATGGGGGCCGGCGATGACAGCCGTACGGCTCGGGTGTACCATCAAAGTTATCAGTACGGTTCATTGAGCCATTTGATTCTACAGTTTAATTGA
- a CDS encoding heptaprenyl diphosphate synthase component 1 — MTSVHTEWEFIVEEVAQYAENPFVKRCLGRPHVPSFFVQVLYMMLKSHELPISRIRRLCTATALLQMALDIHETVSLDKPQTEEQMRIRQLTVLAGDYYSSQFYRLLSEQGEVEAVACLAQATCRINEAKMRLYALRGDTRTSSSVWLPLIRRIRGELLAALADFFHVENRWGHPWRPLAERLMALDYLVSPRVKETFPWSVDESVPTVLLEEIQSWLEGAKQSVAHQEWAEAIQRRFASVLGEPLLREG, encoded by the coding sequence ATGACGTCCGTACATACCGAATGGGAATTCATCGTGGAAGAAGTCGCTCAATATGCAGAAAACCCGTTTGTCAAGCGCTGTCTTGGCCGACCTCATGTGCCATCTTTTTTTGTGCAGGTACTTTATATGATGTTGAAGTCGCATGAACTGCCCATATCGCGGATTCGCCGGCTGTGTACGGCGACTGCTTTGTTGCAGATGGCCTTGGACATTCACGAAACGGTCTCTCTGGACAAGCCGCAAACGGAAGAGCAAATGCGCATACGTCAACTCACAGTGTTGGCGGGTGATTATTATTCCAGTCAGTTTTACCGTTTATTGAGCGAGCAGGGAGAAGTGGAAGCCGTAGCATGTTTAGCCCAGGCAACCTGCCGCATCAACGAAGCGAAAATGCGTTTGTATGCGTTGCGCGGTGATACACGAACGTCATCCTCGGTGTGGCTTCCTTTGATTCGGCGAATCCGGGGCGAATTGCTTGCGGCGTTGGCCGATTTTTTTCATGTAGAAAACAGATGGGGCCATCCATGGCGCCCACTGGCGGAGCGGTTGATGGCGCTCGATTATCTCGTCTCGCCCCGCGTGAAAGAGACATTTCCGTGGTCGGTTGACGAATCGGTTCCGACCGTCCTGTTGGAGGAGATCCAATCCTGGTTGGAGGGAGCAAAGCAGTCGGTAGCGCACCAAGAATGGGCGGAGGCGATCCAGCGCAGATTTGCTTCGGTATTGGGAGAGCCGCTACTCCGGGAAGGGTGA
- the spoIVA gene encoding stage IV sporulation protein A has translation MKKIDIFKDIAERTGGDIYLGVVGAVRTGKSTFIKRFMEQVVIPNISEESDRIRATDELPHSGAGKTITTIEPKFVPNQAVNIHVSEGLDINVRLVDCVGYAIEGAKGYEDENGPRMINTPWFDDPVPFQEAAEVGTRKVIQEHSTLGVVVTTDGSITDIPRYAYEEVEERVVEELKEVGKPFIMVLNSNRPYSEQTQALRQQLSEKYDIPVMALSVANMGEEEILLVMKEVLFEFPVHEVNVNLPSWVMVLDEDHWLRQEFENSVRETVKDIRRLRDVDAVVDQFAEYDFIDRAALSGMDMGQGIAEIDLYAPDELYDQILTEVVGVEIRGKDHLLELMVEFTRAKKEYDKVAEALKMVRTTGYGVAAPTLDEMTLDEPELIKQGSRFGVRLKATAPSIHMIKVNVHSEFAPIIGSERQSEELVNYLMRDFEQDPLRIWESDIFGRSLNSIVREGIQAKLSMMPENARYKLQETLERIINEGSGGLIAIIL, from the coding sequence GTGAAAAAAATCGATATCTTCAAAGATATTGCGGAACGAACGGGAGGGGATATTTACCTCGGGGTGGTCGGTGCGGTGCGCACCGGGAAGTCGACGTTTATCAAACGGTTTATGGAGCAAGTGGTGATACCTAACATCAGCGAAGAATCCGACCGCATACGGGCGACAGATGAGCTGCCGCACAGCGGGGCGGGCAAGACAATTACGACGATCGAGCCAAAGTTCGTGCCCAATCAGGCGGTCAACATTCATGTCAGCGAAGGATTAGACATCAATGTCCGTTTAGTGGACTGCGTCGGCTACGCGATCGAAGGGGCCAAGGGATATGAGGATGAAAACGGTCCACGCATGATCAACACCCCTTGGTTTGACGATCCCGTTCCTTTCCAGGAAGCGGCCGAAGTCGGCACGCGCAAGGTGATCCAAGAGCATTCCACGTTGGGCGTGGTGGTGACGACGGACGGCAGCATTACCGACATCCCCCGCTATGCGTATGAAGAAGTGGAGGAGAGGGTGGTCGAAGAGCTGAAAGAAGTCGGCAAGCCGTTCATCATGGTGCTCAATTCGAACCGCCCCTACTCGGAACAAACGCAGGCGCTCCGACAGCAGCTGAGCGAGAAATACGACATTCCCGTAATGGCGCTGTCGGTGGCCAACATGGGTGAAGAAGAGATTCTGCTAGTGATGAAAGAAGTGCTCTTCGAGTTTCCGGTTCATGAGGTAAATGTCAACCTGCCGAGCTGGGTGATGGTGCTGGATGAGGACCACTGGTTGCGCCAAGAATTTGAGAATTCTGTCCGTGAAACGGTGAAGGATATCCGTCGTCTGCGCGATGTCGATGCTGTGGTGGACCAATTTGCAGAGTACGACTTCATCGACCGGGCCGCTCTCTCCGGTATGGACATGGGTCAAGGAATTGCTGAGATCGATCTGTACGCGCCCGATGAATTATACGATCAAATCCTGACCGAGGTGGTCGGGGTCGAAATCCGTGGCAAGGATCACCTGTTGGAGTTGATGGTGGAGTTCACGCGGGCCAAAAAGGAATATGACAAGGTAGCTGAAGCGCTGAAGATGGTCCGGACGACCGGTTACGGGGTAGCTGCGCCGACGCTGGACGAAATGACGTTGGATGAGCCGGAGCTGATCAAACAGGGTTCTCGGTTCGGGGTCCGGCTCAAGGCAACAGCACCGTCCATTCATATGATCAAGGTGAACGTGCATTCCGAGTTTGCCCCGATCATCGGATCGGAAAGGCAAAGCGAAGAACTGGTCAACTACCTGATGCGTGACTTTGAGCAGGATCCCCTGAGAATTTGGGAATCGGACATTTTCGGCCGATCGCTCAATTCGATCGTGCGGGAAGGGATTCAAGCCAAATTGTCGATGATGCCGGAAAACGCCCGGTACAAACTACAAGAGACATTGGAGCGGATCATCAACGAAGGTTCGGGCGGACTGATCGCCATCATCTTATAA